Proteins found in one Pseudomonas sp. P8_241 genomic segment:
- the recJ gene encoding single-stranded-DNA-specific exonuclease RecJ, with protein MRIEPRLLPDTLPFLGDIPPLLTRLYAARGVQSEAELDKSLARLIPFQKLKGIEAAVDLLVIALEQRQRILIVGDFDADGATASTVGTLGLRLLGAAHVDYLVPNRFDYGYGLTPEIVAVALERQPQLLITVDNGISSVEGVAAAKQAGLSVLVTDHHLPGDELPLADAIVNPNQPGCEFPSKALAGVGVIFYVLMALRARLRELGWYANTPQPNIGELLDLVALGSVADVVPLDANNRILVHQGLERIRAGRARPGIKAILEVAKRDHTRITSTDLGFIVGPRLNAAGRLDDMSLGIECLLTDDAGLAREMAAQLDGMNQDRKSIEQGMQREALAQLKDLPVESMPFGLCLFDPEWHQGVIGILASRMKERYFRPTIAFADAGDGLLKGSGRSVQGFHIRDALSVVAAQHPNLITKYGGHAMAAGLTLPEANFPLFAEAFDAEVRRQLREEDLTGRLLSDGTLAVEEFHLELARALRHAGPWGQHFPEPLFHGVFQLVEQRVVGERHLKVVLKSECGSVKLDGIAFGIDRDIWPNPTIKWVELAYKLDLNEFRGNETVQLMIAHIEPR; from the coding sequence ATGCGCATCGAACCCCGCCTGCTGCCCGACACCCTGCCATTTCTCGGTGATATTCCGCCGCTGCTGACCCGCCTGTATGCCGCGCGGGGCGTGCAGTCTGAAGCCGAACTGGACAAGAGCCTGGCGCGACTGATTCCGTTCCAGAAGCTCAAGGGCATCGAGGCGGCGGTGGATTTGCTGGTGATTGCGCTCGAGCAGCGTCAGCGGATCCTGATCGTTGGCGACTTCGACGCCGACGGCGCCACGGCCAGTACCGTGGGGACCTTGGGTTTGCGCTTGCTGGGTGCGGCGCATGTCGATTACCTGGTCCCGAATCGCTTCGATTACGGCTACGGCCTGACACCGGAGATCGTTGCCGTGGCGCTGGAACGTCAGCCTCAGTTGCTGATCACCGTGGACAACGGCATCTCCAGTGTCGAGGGTGTAGCGGCGGCGAAGCAGGCCGGGCTCAGTGTACTGGTCACCGATCACCACTTGCCCGGTGACGAACTGCCTCTGGCCGATGCCATCGTCAATCCGAATCAGCCCGGCTGCGAGTTCCCGAGCAAGGCGCTGGCGGGTGTCGGGGTGATTTTCTATGTGCTGATGGCCTTGCGTGCGCGATTGCGCGAGCTCGGCTGGTACGCGAACACGCCGCAGCCGAACATCGGCGAATTGCTTGATCTGGTGGCTTTGGGCAGCGTCGCCGACGTGGTTCCACTGGATGCCAACAACCGGATTCTGGTGCATCAGGGCCTGGAGCGCATTCGTGCTGGACGTGCCCGGCCGGGGATCAAGGCGATCCTCGAAGTGGCCAAGCGTGACCACACGCGCATCACTTCGACCGACCTGGGCTTCATCGTCGGCCCGCGCCTGAACGCGGCGGGGCGACTGGATGACATGAGCCTGGGCATCGAATGCCTGCTGACCGACGACGCCGGGCTGGCACGCGAAATGGCGGCTCAACTGGATGGCATGAACCAGGACCGCAAATCCATCGAGCAAGGCATGCAGCGTGAGGCGCTGGCGCAGCTCAAGGATTTGCCGGTGGAATCGATGCCGTTCGGTTTGTGTCTGTTCGATCCCGAGTGGCATCAGGGCGTCATCGGCATCCTCGCGTCGCGCATGAAAGAGCGTTACTTCCGACCGACCATTGCCTTCGCCGATGCTGGCGATGGCTTGCTCAAGGGCTCGGGACGTTCGGTCCAGGGCTTTCACATTCGTGATGCCCTGAGCGTGGTGGCGGCGCAGCATCCGAACCTGATCACCAAATACGGTGGTCATGCGATGGCGGCCGGCCTGACACTACCGGAAGCGAATTTTCCGCTGTTCGCCGAAGCCTTTGATGCTGAAGTGCGTCGGCAACTGCGCGAAGAAGACCTGACCGGGCGCTTGCTGTCGGACGGCACGCTGGCGGTGGAAGAGTTTCACCTGGAACTGGCCCGCGCCCTGCGCCATGCGGGTCCTTGGGGCCAGCATTTTCCTGAACCGTTGTTTCACGGTGTGTTCCAGTTGGTCGAGCAGCGCGTTGTCGGTGAACGGCATCTTAAAGTCGTGCTGAAGAGCGAGTGCGGCTCGGTCAAACTCGATGGCATTGCCTTCGGGATCGACCGCGACATCTGGCCCAATCCAACGATCAAATGGGTAGAACTGGCCTATAAGCTCGACCTCAACGAGTTTCGTGGGAACGAGACGGTTCAACTGATGATTGCCCACATCGAACCGCGTTGA
- a CDS encoding YaeQ family protein codes for MAQPSTTYKFELNLTDLDRSVYESVKQTIARHPSETEERMTVRLLAYALWYNEQLSFGRGLSEVDEPALWEKSLDDRVLHWIEVGQPDADRLTWCSRRTERTSLLAYGSLRVWEGKVIPAIKNLKNVHIAAVPQEVLETLAKDMPRVIKWDVMISEGTIFVTDDRGQHEVQLQWLSGERG; via the coding sequence ATGGCCCAGCCGTCCACGACCTACAAGTTTGAATTGAACCTCACCGACCTCGACCGCAGCGTCTACGAGAGCGTCAAGCAGACCATCGCCCGACATCCTTCGGAAACCGAAGAACGCATGACCGTGCGCCTGCTGGCCTACGCCCTCTGGTACAACGAACAGCTGTCTTTTGGCCGTGGTCTGTCAGAAGTGGATGAACCGGCCCTGTGGGAAAAAAGCCTGGATGACCGTGTCCTGCACTGGATCGAAGTCGGCCAACCCGATGCCGATCGCCTGACCTGGTGCTCGCGCCGCACTGAGCGCACCAGCCTGCTGGCCTACGGCAGTTTGCGCGTCTGGGAAGGCAAGGTAATCCCGGCGATCAAGAATCTGAAAAACGTTCATATTGCGGCAGTCCCTCAGGAAGTCCTGGAGACCCTGGCCAAAGACATGCCTCGCGTGATCAAGTGGGATGTGATGATCAGCGAAGGGACGATTTTCGTCACCGACGACCGTGGTCAGCATGAAGTCCAGTTGCAATGGTTGTCGGGTGAGCGCGGCTGA
- a CDS encoding CaiB/BaiF CoA-transferase family protein: MPLTAKPLSGLKVIELGTLIAGPFASRICAEFGADVIKIESPDGGDPLRKWRKLYEGTSLWWFVQARNKKSLTLNLKHPEGLAILKKLLGEADILIENFRPGVLEKLGLGWEVLHALNPKLVMVRLSGFGQTGPMKDQPGFGAVGESMGGLRYITGFEDRPPVRTGISIGDSIAALWGVIGALMALRHREVNGGQGQVVDVALYEAIFAMMESMVPEFDVFGFIRERTGNIMPGITPSSIHTSADGKHVQIGANGDAIFKRFMLIIGREDLANDPTLASNDGRDKRRDELYGVIDRWVNSLPLDSVIERLNQADVPASRIFSAEDMFSDPQYLAREMFLQAKLPDGKDFKMPGIVPKLSETPGDCEWVGPQLGEHNAQVLQELGYDASQIIQLRKDGAI; the protein is encoded by the coding sequence ATGCCGCTCACCGCCAAACCGCTCTCAGGTCTGAAAGTCATCGAATTGGGGACACTGATCGCCGGTCCCTTTGCGTCGCGGATTTGCGCTGAATTCGGCGCCGATGTGATCAAGATCGAATCCCCGGATGGCGGCGATCCGCTGCGAAAATGGCGCAAGCTGTATGAAGGCACTTCGTTGTGGTGGTTCGTTCAGGCACGCAACAAAAAGTCCCTGACCCTGAACTTGAAGCATCCGGAAGGCTTGGCGATTCTGAAAAAGCTGCTGGGCGAAGCGGACATCCTGATCGAGAATTTTCGCCCTGGTGTACTGGAAAAACTCGGTCTGGGCTGGGAGGTCCTGCACGCGTTGAACCCGAAACTGGTCATGGTGCGGCTCTCGGGATTCGGCCAGACCGGCCCGATGAAAGACCAGCCAGGCTTTGGCGCCGTCGGTGAATCCATGGGCGGCCTGCGCTATATCACCGGTTTCGAGGACCGACCACCGGTGCGCACCGGTATTTCCATCGGGGACTCGATAGCCGCACTGTGGGGCGTGATCGGGGCGCTGATGGCCTTGCGTCATCGAGAAGTCAACGGTGGCCAAGGCCAGGTGGTCGATGTGGCGCTGTATGAAGCGATCTTCGCCATGATGGAAAGCATGGTCCCGGAGTTCGACGTATTCGGCTTCATCCGCGAGCGCACTGGCAATATCATGCCCGGCATCACTCCGTCTTCGATTCACACCAGCGCTGACGGCAAGCACGTGCAGATCGGCGCGAACGGCGACGCGATCTTCAAACGCTTCATGCTGATCATTGGCCGCGAAGACTTGGCCAACGACCCGACACTGGCCAGCAACGATGGCCGTGACAAACGTCGCGACGAGCTTTACGGCGTCATTGATCGCTGGGTTAACTCGCTCCCCCTGGACAGCGTCATCGAACGCTTGAATCAGGCTGACGTTCCCGCCAGTCGGATCTTCAGCGCCGAAGACATGTTCAGTGATCCGCAATACCTTGCCCGGGAAATGTTCCTGCAGGCCAAGCTGCCGGATGGCAAAGATTTCAAGATGCCGGGCATTGTGCCGAAACTCTCTGAGACACCCGGTGATTGTGAATGGGTCGGGCCACAACTGGGCGAGCACAACGCGCAGGTACTCCAGGAACTTGGCTATGACGCGTCGCAGATCATACAACTGCGCAAAGACGGGGCCATTTGA
- a CDS encoding TIGR02285 family protein, translating into MTRRRSYNCAKTGPFEPKRWLARVLKHCRWQNGRALRAIAGALLIAAIAPSAFAQSKETLIWLKRDLPPLFIFDGPKKGLGIIDQLLTTLIADMPQYQHSVMKVNRARGLQMLHESSLTCDAALNWSKERETWIAFSIPVFRAMSNGLAVRRADREVLAPFIKDNEVDLSALLATGTVTLGVVAERNYGEYLDALLKQAPSQVLTLHYGNDALGSLLQMQRLGRLQLLLGYRPEIRYQAQQQEIAEDELLFYPIRGTGKYLSGYIGCTDTPQGREAIIEINRLLRALPRDQLSEAYAAWLDPQSRREYLDAAKAFFEQQAGH; encoded by the coding sequence ATGACGCGTCGCAGATCATACAACTGCGCAAAGACGGGGCCATTTGAGCCCAAGCGCTGGCTTGCGCGAGTCCTCAAGCACTGCCGGTGGCAAAACGGGCGGGCATTGCGCGCTATTGCGGGCGCACTGCTGATCGCAGCCATTGCTCCTTCGGCGTTCGCGCAGTCCAAGGAAACCCTGATCTGGCTCAAGCGCGACTTGCCACCGCTGTTCATATTCGATGGGCCTAAAAAAGGTCTGGGGATCATCGATCAACTGTTAACAACACTGATCGCCGACATGCCTCAGTACCAGCACAGCGTGATGAAGGTCAATCGAGCCCGCGGATTGCAAATGCTTCATGAGTCATCCCTCACCTGCGATGCCGCGCTGAACTGGAGCAAGGAACGCGAAACCTGGATCGCGTTTTCCATCCCGGTCTTTCGCGCCATGAGTAACGGCCTGGCCGTGCGACGCGCTGATCGAGAAGTGCTGGCGCCTTTCATCAAGGACAACGAGGTGGACCTTTCCGCGCTTTTGGCGACCGGCACCGTCACCCTGGGAGTTGTTGCCGAGCGCAACTACGGCGAGTACCTCGATGCACTGCTCAAACAGGCCCCGAGCCAGGTGCTGACGCTCCACTACGGCAACGACGCACTGGGCAGCCTCTTGCAGATGCAACGCCTGGGTCGTTTGCAATTGCTGCTGGGTTATCGTCCGGAGATCCGCTACCAGGCGCAGCAGCAAGAAATCGCGGAGGATGAGTTGCTGTTCTATCCGATTCGCGGCACGGGCAAGTATCTGTCTGGCTACATCGGCTGTACCGACACGCCGCAGGGCCGCGAGGCGATTATCGAGATCAATCGACTGCTACGCGCCTTGCCTCGAGATCAATTGAGCGAGGCTTATGCAGCCTGGCTCGACCCGCAAAGCCGCCGTGAGTACCTCGACGCTGCCAAGGCGTTTTTTGAGCAGCAGGCCGGACATTGA
- a CDS encoding DUF3509 domain-containing protein, with translation MESISLLLGEALSPYQVTLTPSGGHGDCLVTLKNSIGATVVERAFNQAQLNDKRLLTDVVDGLHRDVLIAEGRLEPCVMAALRNAALDKRVASQV, from the coding sequence ATGGAAAGTATCAGTCTATTGCTCGGTGAGGCGCTGAGCCCGTATCAAGTTACATTGACCCCTTCAGGTGGTCATGGCGATTGCCTGGTGACCTTGAAGAATTCGATTGGCGCCACAGTCGTCGAGCGAGCGTTCAATCAGGCTCAGTTGAATGACAAGCGTTTGTTGACGGATGTGGTTGATGGTTTGCATCGCGACGTGCTGATCGCAGAAGGACGTTTGGAGCCCTGTGTCATGGCGGCGTTGCGCAATGCTGCCCTGGACAAGCGGGTGGCCAGCCAGGTTTGA
- a CDS encoding transporter substrate-binding domain-containing protein, translated as MLFSNGFKPVGCWLLLLATMGISQMGVAAPMVIPEHGSTLALNAQELQWIATHPRVVVTALDYPLYLFKDKHGRWSGFHFDVLKRISVMTGLQFVFEESFSTDQMLVKLEGGRADLSSMLSMNDERKVFLDFSHAFGGAGWIFVGRVGAPQVQSLDELAKRVLVLPARHALEAVIRRDYPSIELRTVKTNAEARAWVESGDAYATIDNEIGAQLYPSGRLQVGAVVPGKWDADYMSVRKGQPQLLSILNKALNAFPPEDLRAMRLKWFSGAVASRAPGFWQRLDQWFCAGIVVVGLFSLLSLLWNRRLAVLVRQRFEAEKSLSDQLAFQHALLDAMPDPMFVRDLQGRLVMCNKSYEEALSTRFDQVQGRQLIEVDVMPKRTAELLHAEFMSQLETRRTRFSERQLRFKDGIRDVYQWTVPFYGADGHLRGLLGGWAEIDRRNRQA; from the coding sequence ATGCTGTTTTCAAATGGGTTCAAACCGGTTGGGTGTTGGCTGTTGCTGCTTGCAACCATGGGCATCAGCCAAATGGGCGTTGCGGCGCCGATGGTCATCCCTGAGCACGGTTCGACGCTCGCGCTGAATGCGCAGGAACTGCAGTGGATCGCCACTCACCCGCGCGTCGTCGTCACGGCGCTGGATTATCCGTTGTACCTGTTCAAGGACAAACATGGCCGCTGGAGCGGCTTTCATTTCGATGTGCTCAAGCGCATCAGTGTGATGACGGGATTGCAGTTTGTTTTCGAAGAGTCGTTTTCGACCGATCAGATGCTGGTGAAACTGGAAGGCGGTAGAGCCGACTTGAGTTCAATGCTGTCGATGAACGATGAGCGCAAAGTGTTTCTGGATTTCAGTCATGCGTTTGGTGGCGCTGGCTGGATATTTGTCGGACGAGTCGGGGCGCCCCAGGTGCAATCGCTGGACGAACTGGCGAAACGGGTGCTGGTGCTGCCGGCCCGGCATGCACTGGAAGCAGTGATTCGCCGCGACTACCCGTCCATTGAGTTGCGAACGGTGAAAACCAACGCCGAGGCGCGAGCCTGGGTTGAAAGCGGTGACGCCTACGCCACCATCGACAATGAAATTGGCGCGCAACTCTATCCGTCCGGACGGCTGCAAGTCGGGGCTGTCGTGCCGGGCAAATGGGACGCAGATTACATGTCGGTACGCAAAGGGCAGCCGCAATTGCTGAGCATTCTGAACAAGGCCCTGAATGCTTTTCCTCCAGAGGACCTGCGTGCCATGCGCCTGAAGTGGTTCAGTGGCGCGGTTGCGTCCCGAGCACCAGGTTTCTGGCAAAGACTGGATCAGTGGTTCTGCGCTGGAATTGTGGTCGTTGGTTTGTTCAGTCTGTTGTCATTGCTGTGGAACCGGCGGTTGGCGGTGCTGGTCAGGCAGAGGTTTGAGGCCGAAAAGAGCCTCAGCGATCAGCTGGCCTTCCAGCATGCATTGCTGGACGCCATGCCCGACCCGATGTTCGTTCGTGATCTGCAAGGGCGCCTGGTCATGTGTAACAAAAGTTATGAGGAGGCTTTGTCGACCCGATTTGATCAGGTTCAGGGGCGACAGTTGATTGAGGTCGATGTCATGCCCAAACGCACCGCCGAACTCTTGCATGCCGAATTCATGAGCCAGCTGGAAACGCGAAGGACGCGTTTCAGTGAGCGGCAGTTGAGATTCAAGGACGGTATCCGGGACGTCTATCAGTGGACTGTGCCGTTTTACGGTGCAGACGGCCATTTACGAGGATTACTGGGTGGTTGGGCTGAAATCGATCGTCGAAACCGACAGGCGTGA